A single genomic interval of Ischnura elegans chromosome 3, ioIscEleg1.1, whole genome shotgun sequence harbors:
- the LOC124156339 gene encoding THAP domain-containing protein 1 B-like, with protein sequence MCRRDNWEPTPYSTLCEVHFEESQFESARKDGWKKLKPNAVPTIFDLPKYSKPKRRRPLIRLPADEEVPEVSSFAEVEKPSGVVPEVLHTEELQVHSPQSSEVSYLHEVSSPQSSEVSLSQSSEVSERELLLMSKIEKLERKLRLKEKALQTTRAELYQMRRKFATLPCLHLTRVDASSHGEKGRLGQRS encoded by the exons GTACACTTTGAGGAATCACAGTTTGAATCCGCCCGTAAGGATGGCTGGAAAAAATTAAAGCCGAATGCCGTTCCGACAATTTTCGATCTCCCGAAATACTCCAAACCAAAGAGGAGGAGACCCCTCATACGATTGCCGGCTGATGAAGAAGTGCCTGAAGTTTCTTCCTTTGCCGAAGTAGAAAAGCCATCGGGTGTG GTACCCGAGGTACTGCATACTGAAGAACTCCAGGTTCATTCACCTCAGAGTTCTGAAGTCTCATACCTTCATGAAGTTTCATCACCTCAGAGTTCTGAAGTCTCATTATCTCAGAGTTCTGAAGTCTCAGAGAGG GAGTTGCTACTGATGAGTAAGATTGAAAAACTTGAGCGCAAACTTCGGTTGAAAGAAAAAGCTCTCCAGACCACAAGGGCGGAACTTTACCAGATGAGAAGGAAGTTTGCTACTCTCCCCTGTCTACATCTGACACGGGTTGATGCCTCCTCACATGGGGAAAAAGGCAGACTTGGCCAAAGGTCATAA